Proteins from a genomic interval of Acomys russatus chromosome 19, mAcoRus1.1, whole genome shotgun sequence:
- the C19H7orf50 gene encoding uncharacterized protein C7orf50 homolog → MVGTTSPGGPDRIRQGPSLSCSPGSLASHSLPFTLSSWRLRELCTRTSLPKPFAGTLHLEILAPRRSLRAQAVAAGEKGNRRRWFSGWQVQEATPELLSPEERRVLERKLKKERKKEEKKRLREAGIAAAPAAKVQTLPTKPSAAALALEYLQGWAQKQESWRFQKTRQTWLLLNMYEEDKVPDEHFSTLLDYLEGLKGSARELTVQKAEALMQELDKADTEARDATQGKTNRLRQVLQLLS, encoded by the exons ATGGTAGGAACAACCAGCCCCGGGGGCCCTGACAGGATACGCCAAGGCCCTAGTCTCTCCTGTAGCCCCGGGAGCCTTGCTTCCCATAGCCTCCCCTTCACCCTCTCTAGCTGGAGGTTGCGGGAGCTCTGCACCAGGACAAGCCTGCCAAAGCCCTTTGCTGGCACTCTGCACCTGGAAATTCTAGCCCCACGCAGATCCCTGCGGGCACAAGCAGTGGCAGCtggagagaagggaaacagaaggaggTGGTTTTCCGGCTGGCAG GTACAAGAGGCCACCCCGGAGCTGCTGTCCCCAGAAGAGAGGAGGGTCTTggaaaggaaactgaagaaagaacggaaaaaggaagagaagaagcgGCTACGGGAGGCGGGCATTGCTGCGGCTCCGGCGGCCAAAGTCCAGACCCTGCCAACCAAGCCCTCAGCTGCCGCTCTGGCCCTGGAGTACCTCCAAGG GTGGGCccagaagcaggagagctggagaTTCCAGAAGACGAGGCAGACGTGGCTCTTGCTTAATATGTACGAGGAGGACAAG GTCCCTGATGAGCACTTTTCTACCCTGCTGGACTACCTCGAGGGGCTGAAGGGCAGTGCCCGAGAGCTCACggttcagaaggctgaggcccTCATGCAGGAGTTGGACAAGGCTGACACCGAGGCCAGAGACGCCACCCAGGGAAAGACGAACCGCCTCCGGCAGGTGCTGCAACTACTGTCCTAG
- the LOC127202530 gene encoding LOW QUALITY PROTEIN: cytochrome P450 2W1 (The sequence of the model RefSeq protein was modified relative to this genomic sequence to represent the inferred CDS: deleted 1 base in 1 codon) codes for MALLLLGVWGILLLLGLWGLLRGFARDPSLAPRWPPGPRPLPFLGNLHLLGVTQQDRALMELSERYGPVFTVHLGSQKTVVLSGYEVVREALVGTGHELADRPPIPIFQLIQRGGGIFFSSGAHWRAARQFTVRTLHSLGVGQPPMVGKVLQELACLEELLDSCGGQPFPLALLGWAPCNIIFTLLFGQRFDYRDPVFVSLLNLIDQVMVLLGSPGIQLFNTFPRLGALLRLHRPVMSKIEEVRAILRTLLEAQRPLLPSGGPVRSYMEALLQRGQEEDPEDMFSEANVLACTLDMVMAGTETTAATLQWAVFLMVKHPHVQGRVQEELGRVLGPGQLPKPEDQRALPYTSAVLHETQRYITLLPHVPRCTAADVQLGGYLLPKGTPVIPLLTSVLLDKAQWETPSQFNPDHFLDAEGRFVKRGAFLPFSTGRRVCVGESLARTELFLLFAGLLQRYHLLPPPGLSPADLDLRPAPAFTMRPPAQTLCAVPRS; via the exons ATGGCTCTGCTGCTCCTAGGTGTCTGGGGGATCTTGCTGCTTCTGGGGTTGTGGGGGCTGCTCCGGGGCTTTGCCCGGGACCCCTCCCTGGCCCCTCGGTGGCCCCCTGGGCCTCGCCCTCTGCCGTTCCTGGGGAACCTGCATTTGCTGGGTGTGACCCAACAGGACCGGGCCCTGATGGAG CTCTCAGAACGCTACGGGCCGGTGTTCACAGTCCACCTGGGATCTCAGAAGACCGTGGTGCTGTCGGGCTACGAGGTGGTGAGGGAGGCCCTGGTTGGAACTGGGCATGAGCTGGCCGATCGGCCCCCAATCCCCATCTTCCAGCTTATCCAGCGAGGTGGGG gcatcttcttttcttctggagCTCACTGGAGGGCAGCTCGCCAATTCACGGTGCGCACGCTGCACAGCCTGGGTGTGGGACAGCCACCCATGGTGGGCAAGGTGCTGCAGGAGCTGGCCTGTCTTGAAGAGCTGCTGGACAGCTGTGGAG GCCAGCCGTTTCCCCTGGCCCTGCTGGGCTGGGCACCCTGCAACATCATCTTCACACTGCTC TTCGGCCAGCGCTTTGACTACCGGGACCCCGTGTTTGTGTCCCTGCTGAATCTCATTGACCAAGTCATGGTCCTTTTGGGGTCACCTGGCATACAG CTATTCAACACCTTTCCGCGGCTGGGGGCCCTGCTGCGGTTGCACAGGCCTGTCATGAGCAAGATCGAGGAGGTGCGCGCCATCCTGAGAACCCTTCTGGAGGCTCAGAGACCACTCTTGCCAAGTGGCGGCCCCGTGCGGAGTTACATGGAAGCTCTGTTACAGCGGGGCCAG GAGGAGGACCCCGAGGATATGTTTAGTGAGGCCAATGTCCTGGCCTGCACACTGGACATGGTTATGGCTGGAACGGAGACCACGGCAGCCACGCTGCAGTGGGCAGTCTTCCTGATGGTTAAGCACCCACACGTGCAGG gTCGTGTGCAGGAGGAGCTAGGCCGAGTGCTGGGCCCTGGGCAGCTACCCAAGCCAGAGGACCAGCGAGCCCTGCCTTACACCAGCGCCGTGCTGCACGAGACCCAGCGGTACATCACACTCCTGCCCCATGTGCCCCGATGCACAGCTGCTGACGTCCAGCTGGGTGGCTACCTGCTCCCCAAG GGCACTCCTGTGATCCCTCTGCTGACCTCCGTGCTCCTGGACAAGGCACAATGGGAGACCCCAAGCCAGTTCAACCCAGACCACTTTCTGGATGCCGAGGGGCGCTTCGTGAAGCGGGGggccttcctgcctttctccacTG GCCGCCGGGTCTGTGTTGGGGAGAGCCTGGCTAGGACCGAGCTCTTTCTGCTCTTTGCAGGCCTCCTCCAGCGGTACCATCTGCTGCCCCCGCCTGGCCTCAGCCCTGCAGACCTGGATTTGCGACCTGCCCCAGCCTTCACTATGCGACCACCTGCCCAGACCCTGTGTGCGGTGCCTAGATCCTAG